A stretch of DNA from Rhizobium sp. EC-SD404:
GCATCGTCAAGGGCATGCCGGGCGTGATGACGGCGATCTCCACCATCGGAACGGCAGCGATGCTGTGGGTCGGCGGTTCGATCGTGCTGCACGGCCTCGAAGTGTTCGGTTTCGGCGGTCTCAGTCACATGATCGAAGATGTGGCCCATGGCGCCGCAGCGCTTTTGCCGGCGGCGGAAGGCGCCGTGACCTGGATCGTTACCGCAGCGCTCGACGGCGTGTTCGGCCTCGCACTCGGCCTGCTTCTCGTCCCGTTTGTCACGCGCGTGCTGACGCCGATCACGAATGCGGTTCGCGGCAAGAAGGAAGCGCCCGCCGGACATTGAGCGCTTGCGGCAGCCTGGAAGACTAGAACAGCGTTCCCTGCTTCGGCTTGACCGCCTCATCCTCTGACGCAGGTGTCTTGCGGACAGGCTTTCTCGGTGCCGAGCCGTCCAAGGCAAGTGCGTCGACGGAACCGTCGGCAAACTTCAGCGAAAGTCGCTGGCCGGAACCGATCTGTTCGGCAAGCGAAAGGGCTTGCCCGGCTTCATCGCGCACGATCGCATAACCGCGCTTCAGCACATTGTCGGGATTGAGGGAGCCGAGGACCCGGGATTGCTCGATCATCTGTCCACGCAAGCGCTCGAGCCGCCTTGCAATCGCACGATCGGCCCGTTCCTGTCGCGCAGCGACCGTCTCCGAAAACCGTTCGATACGCAGTTCGATGGGGCGAAGGCTGAGCTGGGACTCGAGCCGGGTCAGCCCCGAGCGGGTCCGATCGAGCCGGCGCTCCACGATGCGCTCGCTCTTGGCGATGAGATCCGTCACGCGTTGACGGCGATCCTTGATGCGCCCATCGAGCGCCATCGGCGTCAGCCGGCTTGCCCGCGCTTCGAAGGCGCGGCGTTTGTTCAAGGTGTTGAGTTCCAGCGCGCGACCGAGCTTTGCCGACACCTCGTCGAAATGGCGCCGAGGCAGCGCAAACAGCGTGTCGATCGAGGGCAGGGCGCGGGCCGTCTGTCGCAGCACCTGACGGCGCTGGTCGAGATGTCTTGACATGCAGCCGCTGAGCCGTGCCGAGAGCTGGGAAAGCCCGGCTTCGAGATCGGCTTTGACCGGCACAGCCATCTCTGCGGCACCGGTCGGCGTCGGCGCGCGGCGGTCGGCGGCGTGGTCGATCAGCGTCCAGTCCGTTTCGTGGCCGACGGCGGAGATCAACGGGATGCTGGAACTTGCGGCCGCACGCACGACGATTTCGTCGTTGAACCCCCAGAGGTCTTCCAGGCTGCCGCCGCCGCGGGCGACGATCAGGACATCCGGCCGCGGGATCGCCCCGTCTTTAGGCAAAGCGTTGAAGCCGGCGATCGCGTTCGAGACTTCCGTCCCTGTCGTCTCACCCTGGACGCGCACCGGCCAGACGAGCACATGCACGGGAAAGCGGTCGCGGATGCGGTGCAGGATATCGCGGATCACGGCACCGGTCGGCGATGTCACGACACCGATCGTCATCGGCATGAAGGGCAGGGCACGCTTGCGCGCATCCTCGAACAGCCCCTCGGCGGCGAGCTTTCGCCGGCGCTCTTCCAGAAGCGCCATCAGCGCACCGGCACCGGCAGGCTCGAGCGCTTCGATCACGATCTGGTATTTCGACGAACCGGGATAGGTCGTGACCTTGCCCGTCGCGATCACTTCCATGCCTTCCTCGGGCTTGAAGCGAAGCTTGGCAAAGGAGGTGCGCCAGATGACGGCCTCGATGCGGGAGCGATCGTCCTTCAGCGAGAAATAGGCGTGGCCGGAAGAATGCGGGCCGCGATAGCCCGAGATTTCACCGCGCACGCGCACATGGCCGAACGCATCCTCGACCGTTCGTTTGATCGAGCCTGAAATCTCGCTGACGGTGAATTCGGTGAGATTCGTCACGGCCTGCGATGCCGTCGGAGAATCGATATCGAAAAAGTCGCTCATCGCACCATTGCGCCCGATCGCTTCGAGAGGGTCAAGCGATGCCGCCTACCAGCCCGGCATCAGGTGCCCGTTGCGCTGGCGCGGGCGCATCTGCACGAAGCCCTGATCGCTCTCTTCCATGGCGGCAAGCGGCATCGGTGTGATGTTGTCGAGGCTGGCCGAAATATGCTGGCTGATCGCGTTCATCAGCGAGGCCGGCACGCCCGGCCGACGCATGATGCCGATCTGCGCGGGCGCCAGCGGCGGGAACCCATCCGCCGGCGAGAGAATGCGCATTCCCGGCCTGAGCGCCGCTTCTGGCAGCAGCGAAACCGCCAGCCCCGCCAGCACCGCGGAAGCAACCACGGTCGAGGACCAGCTCGTGAACAGGATCTGATAGTCGCGGTCGACCGAATCGAGCGCTGCGCAGGCGAGCTGACGCCACTGGCAATTTCGCCGTCCAACGGCAAGCGGCAGCGGCGTCGTCTCGTGCGCCGTGTGGTTGGCCGAAGACACCCAGTGGAGAGGCTCCGTGCGCACCACTTCCGATTGGCGTACGCGCGGATTGTGCGTCACCAGGGCAATGTCGAGCTCTCCGCGCGCCATCTTTTCCCCGAGGTCGTTGGAGGATTCGCACACGATATAGAGTTCGACGTTCGGATTGGACTTGGCGAAACGCGCGATGATTTCCGGCAGGAAACGATCCGCATAGTCGTCCGGCGTCCCTATCCGCAGCAGTCCCTCCAGACGGTTCTCGTCGAAGGCGGCCAGCGTCTCTTCGTTCAGCCGCAGCATGCGTCGCGCATAGATGATCAGCTTTTCGCCGTCTTCCGTCAGGCGGTTGGTGCGCCCGTCCTTGACGAAGAGCGGCTTGCCGATCCGCTCCTCCAGCCTGCGCATCTGCATGGAGACGGCTGACTGAGTCTTGTGCACACTGTCGGCCGCGCGGGTGAAGGAGCCTGCGTCGACGATGGCTGCGAACGTTTTGAGCTGATCGATATCCAAGGGGGCCGGCATGGGTGTCGTCCACATCATAAAGATTGATGCTTACCATTAGAAACATTCGCTGGAACGATCAATGTGATTCTGCGATCACTCTGAGCGTTCACACTCGTGATCAACGAAGCTCGTCACAACCGACGCGAACCATTTTCAAAATTGGGTTCTCGTCGGGTGGGTTTCTGCGACCACAATTTGGGAAACCGGGCACGTCAAGAGAGCACACGCCGCCCGAACTGAAACTGCTCTCCATCATCGGTCGCCGGCTGGAAACCGGCGCGAAGGAGCACTGCCATGAAGACGATCGAAACCCGCCCCGATCTCGATATCGCCCCTGCACGGATCACCGCGTCCGTAATCGCCAAAGCGATGGCGTTCCGTCTTCTCACCGTGTTCCGCGCGCTGCGAAATCGCAAGCAGGTCATGTATCTTGAAGACTTCACCGAGGAGCAACTGGCCGATATCGGCCTGACGCGGGGCGATCTCCTGACCTCGCTCGAAAGTCCTTGGTATGACGACCCGTCGCAGCATCTGTCGCGCTCGGTTTGGCAGCGGCGCAGCCGCATTCGTCCCCGGGCCTGATCCGGACGGCCGAGCCGTCCTCACTTACCGCGCGGCGCTCTCGTTGCCCCGAGAGCCGCGCACCGCGCATGCCCCGCGTCACGCGGGGCATGCGTCGTTTCAGGCAGTGCGCATCATGACTGGCGCTTCATGCCGTCGAGATACTGGTCGAAGATCTGGTCCATGGACTTGGCGTAACCGGTCTGGACCTCACGCCCCGCATCGAACATCTGTCCGAACATCCCGTCCAGCGTGGCCTTCTGATCGCCGCGCTTGTGCTCGGGCGCCGGTTCGTCCGCTTCAGGCGGCGGTTCGGTGTCGGACGTCCGGTTCTGCCCGAACATCGTCTCCATCATATCGTTGAAATTGCCGAAGACCGGGTTGTCGAAGGGCGAGGCCGCTTGCGGCTTGGGTTCCGGCAGATCCTCGCGGCCGGCCGCCTGGTAGCGGATCATCTGCTTCAGCATGTCGCCGAAGAAGTCGGGGCCGGTAACCATCGGATTTTGCGCCCGAGCGGCCTGGTTGTTCGCCTGCGTGTAGAGCCCGCCCATGACCATCGAGGCGAGCACCGGCAGCATCTGCTTGAAGATGTCCTGGCCGATACCAGTCGCCGATGCCGCCTGTTCTGCGACCTTGCGGCTGAGATCCTTGGACCCGAAGATATGCCCGAGAATGCCGTTTCCTTCCTGCACGCCCTGCGGCGTGAAGGCCGCTTGGGCGTCCTCGAAATAGCGGCGGTGATGGCCATCGGATAGCGCAGAGAGAAATGCGGCCATGGGCGCAGAGCCTGCCGTGTTGCGCTTCAGCCCAGCCGAAAAGGCAGGCGCGAGTGCCGCCATCGCTTGGGCGACCTGCGCCTCGGAAAGCCCGAACCGGCGCGCCATTTCGGCGGTGGCATGGCCATTGGCGGCCTGCTGCATCATGTCGTAAAGCGGCATCATCGGCGGTCGTCCTCCCAAACATTTGCTTGGCAGGAACTATAGGCCGAATGGGCTCAACCTGAAACGGGGGCCAGGCTCAGTAGGCGTATTCGTCGAAGACTGGTTCCACTGAGCCGTTCCACCGGCCTTTGTAGAGCGAAAGCATCTGCCCGGCCGCCGTTTCGCCGCGGGCAACGATCTCTTCCAGCGGCGCCAGGAAATGGCTCTCGTCATTGCCTTCGTCGTTGAGGCGAGCGCGGGACTGAAGCCCCTTTCGCGCAATGTCGAGA
This window harbors:
- a CDS encoding DUF937 domain-containing protein; its protein translation is MMPLYDMMQQAANGHATAEMARRFGLSEAQVAQAMAALAPAFSAGLKRNTAGSAPMAAFLSALSDGHHRRYFEDAQAAFTPQGVQEGNGILGHIFGSKDLSRKVAEQAASATGIGQDIFKQMLPVLASMVMGGLYTQANNQAARAQNPMVTGPDFFGDMLKQMIRYQAAGREDLPEPKPQAASPFDNPVFGNFNDMMETMFGQNRTSDTEPPPEADEPAPEHKRGDQKATLDGMFGQMFDAGREVQTGYAKSMDQIFDQYLDGMKRQS
- the xseA gene encoding exodeoxyribonuclease VII large subunit, translating into MSDFFDIDSPTASQAVTNLTEFTVSEISGSIKRTVEDAFGHVRVRGEISGYRGPHSSGHAYFSLKDDRSRIEAVIWRTSFAKLRFKPEEGMEVIATGKVTTYPGSSKYQIVIEALEPAGAGALMALLEERRRKLAAEGLFEDARKRALPFMPMTIGVVTSPTGAVIRDILHRIRDRFPVHVLVWPVRVQGETTGTEVSNAIAGFNALPKDGAIPRPDVLIVARGGGSLEDLWGFNDEIVVRAAASSSIPLISAVGHETDWTLIDHAADRRAPTPTGAAEMAVPVKADLEAGLSQLSARLSGCMSRHLDQRRQVLRQTARALPSIDTLFALPRRHFDEVSAKLGRALELNTLNKRRAFEARASRLTPMALDGRIKDRRQRVTDLIAKSERIVERRLDRTRSGLTRLESQLSLRPIELRIERFSETVAARQERADRAIARRLERLRGQMIEQSRVLGSLNPDNVLKRGYAIVRDEAGQALSLAEQIGSGQRLSLKFADGSVDALALDGSAPRKPVRKTPASEDEAVKPKQGTLF
- a CDS encoding DUF1127 domain-containing protein — its product is MKTIETRPDLDIAPARITASVIAKAMAFRLLTVFRALRNRKQVMYLEDFTEEQLADIGLTRGDLLTSLESPWYDDPSQHLSRSVWQRRSRIRPRA
- a CDS encoding LysR substrate-binding domain-containing protein, yielding MPAPLDIDQLKTFAAIVDAGSFTRAADSVHKTQSAVSMQMRRLEERIGKPLFVKDGRTNRLTEDGEKLIIYARRMLRLNEETLAAFDENRLEGLLRIGTPDDYADRFLPEIIARFAKSNPNVELYIVCESSNDLGEKMARGELDIALVTHNPRVRQSEVVRTEPLHWVSSANHTAHETTPLPLAVGRRNCQWRQLACAALDSVDRDYQILFTSWSSTVVASAVLAGLAVSLLPEAALRPGMRILSPADGFPPLAPAQIGIMRRPGVPASLMNAISQHISASLDNITPMPLAAMEESDQGFVQMRPRQRNGHLMPGW